The following nucleotide sequence is from Nitrospira sp..
CCGCGGCCCTGGCGAAGGACCAGGCCCGCGATCTTCGTATCCTGTTCGGTGACGCCCTCCTCCGCATCCAGCACCAGTACCGCCACGTCCGACCGGCCGATGGCGCGTAACGACCGAGCGACGCTGTAGCCCTCGATGCCCCGTTCGACCCGTCCCCGCCGCCGAATGCCCGCCGTATCCGTCAGCACATATTGCCGGTCTTTGAATGTGGCGATCGAATCGACCGGGTCACGGGTCGTTCCTGGGACATTACTCACGACGACGCGCGCTTCGCCGAGGACCGAATTGACGAGGGTGGATTTGCCGACATTCGGGCGTCCCACGATTGCGATCCGCGGAATGTCTGCAGTCTCTTCTCCCTCGTTCGGCTCCGCCATATGGGCGAAGAGATCGTCCAGCAGCTCGGCCACGCCGATGCCGTGTTCGGCGGAGAGCGGATAGAGCCGTTCCTGCCCCAAGCGGTAGAAATCGGCCACCAGGTTGTCGGCCTTCGGCGTATCGATCTTGTTGATCACGTAGAAGACGGGTTTCTCGGTTCCGCGCAGGGTTTCCACGACTTCTTCATCCGGCGGCGTGAGGCCGGTGCGGCCATCCAGGACGAGGATCAAAATATCCGCTTCGGCGATGGCCAATTGGGACTGCTGCCGGATGAGCGCCAGCATGCCTTCACTGGCCGTCGGGTCGAGCCCGCCCGTATCCACGAGGCGAAAGCGGCGGTTGCGATAGGCGGTATCTGCATAGTTCCGATCCCTGGTCACTCCCGGCACGTCATCGACGATCGCGGCCCTGGTACCGAGAATGCGGTTGAACAGGGTCGATTTTCCCACGTTGGGCCGCCCGATGATGGCGACCACCGGCAGGTGGGTGCCTTCCGGCGTAAACAACGGGGTAGCGGGGCCTGGTGTGGGTTTGGCGCGCGGCATGGTGACTCGTTGGGATTGATCGTTCCGGACCGTATCACACCGATTTCATCCAACACAACGCCTCGTCTTGCGGGCCACGCTCCGGTATACTCTCTCCATGCAGCAGCCTAGGGCGAACGGATCACCCCATACGGTCGACTGGAATGAGATCGACGACGTGTTGCTCGACATGGACGGCACCCTCTTGGACCGTCACTTCGACAATTTTTTCTTCGAGGAGGAATTACCTCGACGATATGCGGTCAAGCATGCCTTGGGTTTCGAGGAGGCGCGGGACCGGCTCCTGTCGATGTATCGCTCGGTGGAGGGAGAGTTGGCCTGGACCGATCTGCATTATTGGGCGAGACGGGTGGACATCGACGTGGTGGCGTTGCACTGGGAACTCGATCACATGATCGGATTCCTTCCCGATGCGGAGGCGTTCTTGATGTCGCTCCGCCGTTTGGGGAAGCGCGTCACTATCCTCACCAATGCCCATCGCGCCGGGGTGGAGGTCAAGGCCGCCAAGACAGGGTTGGATCGGCATGTGGACCGCATTGTCGATGCGTTCGAGGTCGGGTGGCTCAAGATGCGAGAAGAATATTGGCCCACCTGCCGGCGCTTGGTCGGTTTCGACCCGGCGCGCGCCCTCTACATCGATGACGACGAACAATGTTTGGCGGCCGCGGCACGGTTCGGCATCGGTCGCATCTTTCATCGCTCCAAGTCGAGTTCCCAAGCCCACCCGGTGCCGTCCGACCGGTTCGCCTCGATCGACTCCTTCCGCCTGATCTTGCCCGATTGATTGCCGGCACGGCCCCACAGGTGGCGTGCATCACTTGATGGGGTCGAGGAGATCGCGCAGCTTCTCGGCCAGTTCGGCAGGGAGGAACGGCTTTTGGATGAAGCCGGTTCCCGGTTCGCTGAGAAAGGTCGGCAGCACGCTCCCTTCGGCATACCCCGACATGAACAACACCCGCAGGTGCGGCCATTGCCGCCGCAGGCGTTCGGCCACAGCCGGACCGGTCATGTGCGGCATGACCACGTCGGTAACCAGGATGCTGAATCGGCTCGTTGACGGCTGCGGCGAGGTGTAAGGCGTCTTGCCCATTGGAGGCTTGCAAGAGCCGATAGCCGTAATCGGTGAGCACATGGGCGAGGAGTTGCCGGACCGCCTCCTGGTCCTCGACCAGCAGAATGGTCTCGGTACAGCGTTGGGCTCGTGATACCGTCGCCAGGGGCGCGGTGGGCAGAGGAGCTTCGACCAGCGGGAAGTAGAGGTCGAAGGTCGCACCATCCCCGGGCAGGCTATCGGCAAAGATGAATCCTTGGGTCTGTTTGACGATGCCGTAGACCATCGCCAGGCCAAGCCCTGTCCCCTTCCCTTCCTCTTTGGTCGTGAAGAAGGGCTCGAAGATATGCGACAGCGTGTCCCGATCCATGCCCTGTCCGGAATCCTGCATCCTCAGAAGCACGTAAGCCCCGGGAGGGAGAGTCGGATAGAGGCCCGAGGTGTCCGGATTGCTGGCGACGATTCTCGTCGACATGGTCAAGCGCCCGCCCTGGGGCATGGCGTCTTTGGCGTTGACGGCCAGATTCAGCACCACTTGGTCGATCTGGCCGCGATCGGCGCGAATGGTGCAGGGAACGGCGACCAGGTCCTTCGACAGCGCAATGTCCTCGCCGATCAGTCGTTCAATCATGGCGGCCATCGACACCAGGGCTTCGTTCAAATCGAACACCTCCAGGGCGAGCACTTGGCGGCGGCTGAAGGCGAGCAGTTGTTTGGTCAGGGCCGCTGCCCGTTGGCCGGCGCTGAGGATTTCCGCGAGCGAGTCGTGCAGCGGATCTTCGTGGCGCACCTGATCGAGGAGCAGCGCGGCGCAGCCGTTGATGACCGTGAGCAGGTTGTTGAAGTCGTGTGCAACGCCGCCGGCTAGCCGGCCGATGCCTTCCATCTTGTGGGCCTGTCGCAGTTGATCCTCAAGCAGTTTGTGTTCGGTGACATCGATGAAGAAACCGATCGAGCCGAGGGTCTGGTTGCGATGGCCATGGAGGAGCGAGCCCCACATGTTCACGTCGACGAGGGTCCCGTCTTTTCGGAGGCGGCGCAGTTCCAGGTTGCGCGAGGCCCTGCCGCTCATGACGGATTGCCAGAGAGCCTCGGAGGCCTCTTCCTGTCCCGCCGGGACATACGGCAGTTCTCGACCCAACACCTCCTCCTTCGTCCATCCGAACATGGCGGCTGCGGCGGCATTCCAGGTCGTCACATGCCCGACGTGGTCCAGTTCGATGATGGCCAGCGGCGACTCTTCGATGATGGTTTCGAGGTGGGCCGTGGTCCGACGCAATTCGGTACTCCGTTCACGCAGGTGCTGTTCGAGCGATTCTTGAGCCCGCCGTCGGTCGGTGGCTTCGAGCGTGAGGGTCGCGATAGCCGCCAAGGAGGCGGCGAAGGTCCGCTCCTCCGTGCTCCAGACCCTGGTGGTTCCGATATGTTCGAGGCTCAGAACCCCGATCACACGGCCGTGCCGTCGGATCGGCGCACCCAGCAACGCCACGATGCCCAGCGTCTGCAAGTAGGA
It contains:
- the der gene encoding ribosome biogenesis GTPase Der, with protein sequence MPRAKPTPGPATPLFTPEGTHLPVVAIIGRPNVGKSTLFNRILGTRAAIVDDVPGVTRDRNYADTAYRNRRFRLVDTGGLDPTASEGMLALIRQQSQLAIAEADILILVLDGRTGLTPPDEEVVETLRGTEKPVFYVINKIDTPKADNLVADFYRLGQERLYPLSAEHGIGVAELLDDLFAHMAEPNEGEETADIPRIAIVGRPNVGKSTLVNSVLGEARVVVSNVPGTTRDPVDSIATFKDRQYVLTDTAGIRRRGRVERGIEGYSVARSLRAIGRSDVAVLVLDAEEGVTEQDTKIAGLVLRQGRGCILVVNKWDLKNEQPNARDAYKADLARRFPFLSWAPVLFISALEPDFLRGLFALIDQVYFSFCKRVPTGTLNQFFQSVLEEHPLPVKKGKPSKAVKSAFLTQVATRPPVFALFVGHPQDMTSVYLRYLENQIRKEYRFSGTPLRLLVRKK